The window TGAGGCATCATAATCTTCTTGATGTAGTAATGAGTAGCAAGAAAACAAACTGGAAACCCTATTTCAGGCTATTGCCGTTACCTGAAAAAGAACTTCTTCTCAATCCCAATTTAAATCCACAAAATGAAGGCTATTAGAATTTATATTGCAGGATTTTTGCTGCTTAGTGGGTTTATATTTTCGCAGAATATTGACAGTCTGCAAAATGTTTACAGGACATACTACGAAACAAAACTTTTAAAAACCAACTCTGCTGGTCGCTATGCAGTTTTAAACCATCACAATACCTACGGTAAAGATGAAGATGAACTCATTGATCTAAAAATAAATAAGGTTACACTATTGAAGAAGCACGATTTCTATCAGTTTCTTGATGATGATATACTTTTCATGCGAAATAAGGATCAGTGTCGCTTTTTAAATGTGAAGACCGGTCAATATATAGATATAAACGGTCATTTTATCGCAACTGTTTCTAAGCCTTATCAAAAAGTGGTATTGTATGACACCGATTCGAAAATCCTCATGACCATTTCTAAAGAAGCAAAAATATTATGGAAGGAAGATGGTGTCAGCAAATATCAATTGAATGATACCTCCGGTCAATTGATTTATATTTCGGACCATCAACTGGGCATAACAGATATGAAAGATCAGAAGTCAAAAACTTTTAAACTAGATAACACCGTCCAATGGATATCATGTAAGGATAATGCGGTTTACTGTGCAGATATCCAAAGATCAGTGATAACGCTTTACAGTGTGGACCTTTCATCGAATCAGCTGATTCAACGGGTCATCACAAGTCCGGAAGGCTTTGAGTTTGTACCTACCTTAAGTGGATTTTTTGAGATCAGAGAAGATGAGCATTTCCTGTTTCCAATGTACTTGAAAAGCAAGTTCACTGATAAGGTAAATCCAGAATTAAAAATTACCTATTCTAACATAAACAGCAGGAATAAAAACTTAAATCGATACTTGGGCATCTACAATATCAAGGAAAAGCAGTGGGAATATGTACCGGATGATAGATTGCAACTTCCGGTTTATGAATTTCTGAATGACAAAGGCGACTTTATTTTTTATGACCAAAGTAGCAATATTATTGAAGCCGACCCCAATGCAGTTCTTGATCTGAAATTGGTACTGGACTATGGAAAGAAAAACCATATTCTGCCGCAGAAAAGGTCGGATCAGGTTAACTACTTATGGGATCGCAACACAGAGCAATTCATCTATTTTGATCAGAAGAGATGGAAGAGTTTTAATCTGAAAACAGGAAATGTTAAAGAACTCATGCCACCGAATACTACGGGGTGGGAGAGTAATGGACATAACGGCTTGGGTAACAATCCTGAACTGATACCCATTCGAGTGAGAAACAAGCCAATCATTCTGTTTTCCAATCAATATGATTATTTTACCCTTGACCTGCGAACGAATGAAGTAAAAAGAATAACGAAAGGAGAGGAGAAAAGTGTTAAATACAAATTAGTGAATGTAAAAGATCAGAATCCACATTCTTCCTGGAGTATAAAACACAGCGAAATTGATTTGGAAAAAGATTTGATTTTTAAGCTTTTCAATCAGTTGAATTATCATTCAGGATTTGCAGAATATTCAGCAAAGAATAATAAAACAGTATTTTACAGCCAACAAAATTATAAAGAAATGATACCCTATGACAAAGGACTGTTGTTTACTTCTGATTTCGCATTGGAGCCTTTCAAACTTACAAGATTTGAAAACGGTAAATATAAGGTCGTTTACGACGCACTTAAAGCAGACAAAGAAGATCTAAAAAAGATGAGTTATGAAATTTTCCAATATCAAACGTCTTATGGTTTATCCAATGCAGCTGTACTTTTTCCGATGGGATATGATAAAAATAAAAGATATCCGATGATTGTCAATATTTATGAAAAACAGTCGCGTGATCTGCTCTATTTTCAGCCGCCGTATTTAACAGCAAGTGTTGGATTTAATTACCTGCACTATCTCATGAACGGGTATGTAGTTCTTCTCCCGGATTTAAAGTATGAAACGGGTAATACTAAAAATAGTATGCTCAACTCTTTAGAAAAAAGTATCGATTCTGCCAAATTATTAGCTTCTGTTGATGATAAAAATATTGGTATTGCGGGCCTTTCATACGGTGGCTATGAGACAGGTATGGCGTTAGGCAATTCAAAGTATTTTAAAACCGGGGTTGCGGGAGTGATGGTTTCTGATCTGGTCAGCCTCACGTTAAGTAATTCAGAAATGAACCCAACGCCCAATTACATGAGGGTGGAGAATCAGCAGTTCAGAATGAACAGTAACGTCTTCGATGACTGGAAAAATTATCGTGAACACTCGCCGGTCTATTATTTGAAAAGTGTGGAGACTCCAGTTTTGATCTGGTCAGGATTAAAAGATAAGAATGTTTCACCTTCGCAATCAAGAATGTTTTTCCTTGGACTGAAAAGATTGAAGAAAAAAGCAGTACTGCTTGAATATGTTAATGAATCCCATAATATTCTGCAGCCCGGTAATCAATTGGATCTTAATGTCAAAATGTGGCAATGGTTTGATTATCATCTAAAAAATAAATCGCCAGCTACATGGATTAATCCTGTATTATAGTAGAAAAGCTCCCTCTCGGGAGCTCTTTTTTAATTACCTAGTTTGTATAATTCAACATTAGCCGTTTCCGGATGAACTTCTTCCTCTTCAGTGGTTCCAAAAACCTGCTGACCGGTTGGCAAACCATTGACGGTACAGATGACACTGGAGTCATCACTGCACATGATGCTTCTGTCCCACTTGTTGGTTGCGCTATTAAAAATATAGCCTTGTATCGCAGCTAATTTATTGCTGCCGCTTTTCGCTTTCTGGGTAGCGAATGCAGTTCCTGTTCCTATCAGAAGTAGAACTGCGGGTAAAATGTAATTTTTCATTTTAAAAAAAATTTGATGTTGTGCCTACTCTGATCATCAGGTTTTCGGCAACCCCTGTTCCGTCGGCCGACAGATATTATTTATATTTGTATCTGGTAATTTTATTACCTGCCAACACATATAAATAATGTTTTGTTGATAAAATGCTTCTAATCTTCACTTTTTCATCATTTTTAAGATAAAAACTATGTAAGTATCTCATTGAGGAAGCACCATATACATCGATTATATCGTTTTTTCTGAAATCTCTGTAAGACTCGTTCTTTCCTCTCATCCT is drawn from Chryseobacterium muglaense and contains these coding sequences:
- a CDS encoding DUF6520 family protein, with the translated sequence MKNYILPAVLLLIGTGTAFATQKAKSGSNKLAAIQGYIFNSATNKWDRSIMCSDDSSVICTVNGLPTGQQVFGTTEEEEVHPETANVELYKLGN
- a CDS encoding alpha/beta hydrolase family protein — protein: MKAIRIYIAGFLLLSGFIFSQNIDSLQNVYRTYYETKLLKTNSAGRYAVLNHHNTYGKDEDELIDLKINKVTLLKKHDFYQFLDDDILFMRNKDQCRFLNVKTGQYIDINGHFIATVSKPYQKVVLYDTDSKILMTISKEAKILWKEDGVSKYQLNDTSGQLIYISDHQLGITDMKDQKSKTFKLDNTVQWISCKDNAVYCADIQRSVITLYSVDLSSNQLIQRVITSPEGFEFVPTLSGFFEIREDEHFLFPMYLKSKFTDKVNPELKITYSNINSRNKNLNRYLGIYNIKEKQWEYVPDDRLQLPVYEFLNDKGDFIFYDQSSNIIEADPNAVLDLKLVLDYGKKNHILPQKRSDQVNYLWDRNTEQFIYFDQKRWKSFNLKTGNVKELMPPNTTGWESNGHNGLGNNPELIPIRVRNKPIILFSNQYDYFTLDLRTNEVKRITKGEEKSVKYKLVNVKDQNPHSSWSIKHSEIDLEKDLIFKLFNQLNYHSGFAEYSAKNNKTVFYSQQNYKEMIPYDKGLLFTSDFALEPFKLTRFENGKYKVVYDALKADKEDLKKMSYEIFQYQTSYGLSNAAVLFPMGYDKNKRYPMIVNIYEKQSRDLLYFQPPYLTASVGFNYLHYLMNGYVVLLPDLKYETGNTKNSMLNSLEKSIDSAKLLASVDDKNIGIAGLSYGGYETGMALGNSKYFKTGVAGVMVSDLVSLTLSNSEMNPTPNYMRVENQQFRMNSNVFDDWKNYREHSPVYYLKSVETPVLIWSGLKDKNVSPSQSRMFFLGLKRLKKKAVLLEYVNESHNILQPGNQLDLNVKMWQWFDYHLKNKSPATWINPVL